From one Nematostella vectensis chromosome 7, jaNemVect1.1, whole genome shotgun sequence genomic stretch:
- the LOC5507107 gene encoding dehydrogenase/reductase SDR family member 9 produces the protein MVTMETSAILLCIVLVIITILLWRRLRGSTPVSGLAYKWVLITGCDTGFGHQLAKRLDKLGLRVFAGCLSEGGEKNLQQCCSARLTTIRLDVTKQVDIEKTLCLITQEMASSSGSVLWAIVNNAGIGSGGPFDWITVQQMQRVFDVNVWGLLNVTKAFLPLLKKSCGRIVNVASCAGKLPGPGLSAYSASKYAVQSFSDALRIEMRPFGVSVHIIDPGFFKTNLTDAHNQKRQLEGLWNGLDQRVKDEYGEDFYLKGQEAIDFMGWFASSNTEEVVGAMEHAVTSCFPCVRYKLGWDHKLIWQWLAMLPSEIQDVFLGASFPRPAMCK, from the exons ATGGTTACCATGGAAACAAGTGCAATTCTCCTCTGCATTGTCTTAGTCATTATCACGATTCTTCTGTGGCGTCGTCTCAGGGGTTCCACCCCTGTCTCAGGCCTCGCCTACAAATGGGTCCTCATAACTGGGTGTGACACTGGATTTGGACACCAGCTAGCTAAGCGGCTGGACAAACTTGGTCTGCGGGTGTTTGCTGGCTGTTTGTCTGAGGGCGGAGAAAAAAATCTTCAACAATGTTGCTCTGCAAGACTTACTACTATAAGACTAGATGTCACTAAACAAGTTGATATAGAGAAGACATTGTGTCTGATCACCCAAGAAATGGCTTCGTCATCAGGAAGTG TCTTATGGGCCATTGTAAACAATGCTGGTATCGGATCTGGTGGTCCTTTCGACTGGATTACTGTGCAGCAAATGCAACGTGTGTTTGATGTTAATGTCTGGGGCTTGTTAAATGTTACCAAGGCATTTCTTCCTCTCTTGAAGAAGTCTTGTGGAAGAATAGTGAATGTTGCTAGTTGTGCTGGGAAACTCCCTGGCCCAG GATTGAGTGCCTACTCAGCATCCAAGTATGCCGTCCAATCATTCTCAGATGCCCTACGTATTGAGATGCGCCCATTTGGGGTCTCTGTTCACATTATTGACCCTGGGTTTTTCAAGACAAACTTGACAGATGCACATAATCAGAAACGTCAGTTAGAGGGATTATGGAATGGGCTTGATCAGAGGGTGAAAGATGAATATGGAGAAGACTTCTATCTCAAAG GTCAAGAGGCAATTGATTTCATGGGCTGGTTTGCATCTAGTAACACTGAAGAAGTTGTAGGTGCGATGGAACATGCGGTGACATCATGTTTCCCCTGTGTAAGGTACAAGCTTGGGTGGGACCACAAGCTTATCTGGCAGTGGCTTGCGATGTTACCGTCCGAGATACAAGATGTGTTCCTTGGAGCTTCTTTTCCTCGTCCAGCCATGTGCAAGTag